In Pyrus communis chromosome 8, drPyrComm1.1, whole genome shotgun sequence, one genomic interval encodes:
- the LOC137742309 gene encoding aspartic proteinase 36 produces the protein MGFPSVIFIAGAILMSAAVVLCSFPATLSLERAFPSNHLEDLSQLRARDRVRHGRKLQSSNGIVDFPVEGTYNPFRVGLYYTKLQLGSPPRDYYVQIDTGSDVLWVNCGSCNGCPQTSGLPIQLNLFDPGSSSTSQFISCSDRRCSLGVQSSDSDCSTQNNQCSYTFQYGDGSGTSGYYVSDLLHLETILEGSLTQNYSANVVFGCSTLQTGDLTKSDRAVDGIFGFGQQGMSVISQLSSQGVAPSVFSHCLRGDDSGGGILVIGEIVEPNIVYSPLVPSQPHYNLNLQSISVNGQILPIDTAVFTTSSNRGTIVDSGTTLAYLAAEAYDPFVSAITASVSQSVRPVVSSANQCYLITSSVSDIFPQVSFNFAGGASLILRPQDYLIQQTSVSGAARWCIGLQKIRGSGITILGDLVLKDKIVVYDLGGQRIGWTNYDCSTTVNVSATSRTGQSEYVNAGQLSDSRSLHNDRYELIPACMLAFLSLIITIQGNSFL, from the exons ATGGGATTTCCCTCCGTAATTTTCATTGCCGGCGCAATTCTGATGTCGGCGGCTGTGGTCCTCTGTAGTTTTCCAGCGACCCTCAGCCTCGAGAGAGCTTTTCCTTCGAACCACCTAGAGGACCTGAGTCAACTCAGAGCTCGGGACAGAGTCCGGCATGGGAGGAAGCTTCAGTCCTCTAATGGCATCGTTGATTTCCCTGTTGAGGGAACTTACAACCCCTTTCGCGTTGG GCTTTATTATACAAAGCTGCAATTGGGATCTCCTCCAAGAGATTATTATGTGCAGATTGACACCGGAAGTGACGTTTTGTGGGTCAATTGCGGTTCCTGCAATGGTTGCCCTCAGACAAGTGGGCTCCCG ATTCAGCTCAATTTGTTTGATCCTGGAAGCTCATCAACGTCACAATTCATTTCTTGCTCGGATCGAAGGTGCAGTCTTGGAGTTCAATCCTCTGATTCTGATTGTTCCACGCAGAATAACCAGTGTTCTTACACATTCCAGTATGGAGATGGTAGTGGGACATCAGGCTATTACGTATCAGACTTGTTGCACCTTGAGACGATTCTTGAGGGTTCTCTGACCCAAAATTATTCAGCTAATGTTGTCTTTGG GTGTAGCACCTTGCAGACTGGGGACTTGACAAAGTCAGATAGAGCAGTTGATGGGATCTTCGGGTTTGGCCAACAGGGTATGTCTGTCATCTCTCAGTTGTCTTCGCAAGGAGTAGCACCAAGTGTCTTCTCCCACTGCTTGAGGGGAGACGATAGTGGTGGAGGTATATTGGTTATCGGCGAGATTGTGGAACCAAATATAGTCTATAGCCCGCTTGTCCCTTCACA GCCTCATTATAATTTGAATCTGCAGAGCATTTCTGTCAACGGGCAGATATTGCCCATTGATACAGCAGTGTTCACAACCTCAAGCAACCGAGGAACTATAGTTGATTCTGGTACAACTTTGGCATACCTTGCAGCCGAAGCCTATGACCCTTTTGTCAGTGCT ATAACTGCTTCAGTTTCACAATCAGTGCGCCCTGTTGTTTCCAGCGCAAATCAATGTTATTTGATCACCTCCAG TGTCAGTGATATATTTCCTCAAGTTAGTTTTAACTTTGCTGGCGGTGCATCCTTGATTCTGAGACCGCAGGACTACCTTATACAGCAGACTTCTGTT AGTGGTGCTGCAAGGTGGTGCATTGGCCTCCAGAAGATTCGAGGTTCAGGGATAACGATTTTAGGAG ACCTCGTGCTGAAAGACAAAATCGTGGTCTATGATTTGGGAGGTCAACGAATTGGATGGACGAACTATGACT GTTCAACAACAGTTAATGTTTCTGCAACAAGTAGAACCGGACAAAGTGAATATGTCAATGCAGGACAGCTAAGTGACAGCCGTTCTTTGCATAATGATCGCTACGAGCTGATTCCAGCATGCATGTTGGCTTTCCTTTCACTTATCATAACTATACAAGGAAACTCGTTTTTATAG